The following are encoded together in the Vanrija pseudolonga chromosome 7, complete sequence genome:
- the vrdA_1 gene encoding Versiconal hemiacetal acetate reductase: protein MTEAAAKMPYVRLGKSGLKVSKIILGCMSYGSSEHQAWILDEAESIKHVEYAYSRGINTFDTANVYSDGQSEVVLGKALRALNVAREAYVVLTKVYFPLGRSKTSDLNTPAHVNQHGLSRKHIFASVKASLERLGLEYVDVLQCHRFDYDTPIEETMQALHDVVQAGLARYVGMSSCHAYQFHQMQNYAITHNLTPFVSMQNFHNAAYREEEREMVPTLKIFGTGMIPWSPLMRGFLARPWAAEETTRVKTDAMYKGRGVHLPDASRKAVNEVVEAIAKQRGVSMAQVALAWSISNEFVTAPIVGSTSLDKLAELIDAVHIKLTPEEKKAIDEVYEPRSIVGHQ from the exons ATGACCGAAGCAGCCGCCAAGATGCCGTATG tccgcctcggcaagaGTGGCCTCAAAGTCTCCAAGATCATCCT CGGATGCATGTCGTACGGCTCGTCAGAGCACCAGGCGTGGATCctggacgaggccgagtcgatcAAGCATGTCGAGTATGCCTACTCGCGCGGCATCAACACGTTCGA CACCGCAAACGTCTACTCGGACGGCCAGAGCGAGGTggtcctcggcaaggcgctgcgcgcgctaaacgtcgcgcgcgaggcgtacGTCGTGCTGACGAAG GTCTACTTCCCCCTCGGCCGCTCCAAGACCTCCGACCTCAACACCCCCGCCCACGTCAACCAGCACGGCCTGAGCCGCAAGCACATCTTCGCGAGCGTCAAGGCTAGTCTTGAGCGCCTGGGGCTCGAGTATGTCGACGTGCTCCAGTGTCATCG GTTCGACTACGACACGCCCATCGAGGAGACGATGCAGGCGCTGCACGACGTCGTGCAGGCCGGGCTCGCGCGGTACGTCGGCATGTCGTCCTGCCACGCATACCAGTTCCACCAGATGCAGA ACTACGCCATCACGCACAACCTCACGCCGTTCGTGTCGATGCAGAACTTTCACAACGCGGCGtaccgcgaggaggagagggagaTGGTGCCGACGCTGAag ATCTTCGGCACAGGCATGATCCCCTGGTCGCCCCTCATGCGCGGcttcctcgcccgcccgtgGGCCGCCGAGGAAACCACCCGCGTCAAGACAGACGCAATGTACAAGGGCCGCGGGGTGCACCTCCCCGACGCGAGCCGCAAGGCCGTCaacgaggtggtcgaggctATTGCcaagcagcgcggcgtgtccatggcgcaggtcgcgctcgctTGGAGTATTTCGAACGAGTTCGTCACTGCGCCGATCGTGGGGTCGACTAGTCTTGACAAGCTTGCCGAGTTGATTG aCGCCGTCCACATCAAGCTTACccccgaggagaagaaggccatcGACGAGGTCTACGAGCCGCGCAGCATCGTGGGGCACCAGTag
- the Hid1 gene encoding Protein HID1 has product MFRNLPTLKSLPQAIGLPFLSSQEDALLTFKAGVNGVKRLSGDDVIPLSDEAYWSQYWTLFSSAADVYNIVSAADVRQALSANPTNVANLVEVLSQHLFALIPSDGFPSSTTPAETGKVASTTQVLNCLRVLGRVIVIVYEAQADGVADQTWADLHLFSRKRVKREAPAAAEENQFTIADDDDDDEDDETDALNPRKLKASLNDPLSNPTPAAAEDEDANTELLPSLADRLFSVVIDLLFCAGFSVPESVRGVAGTGDKINYIIWEKGVGSTVSLGSTPELDRNKVEVLRFLLVLVSITIYTPPSALQTTPNPPLAHMTHDLERRLVLSLLCSLLNTSLATQKPDATSSLPYANLVFRASDERRTLVRTCLMTLLVALDYRSFDDVPGLPPPPGGPPADAAKKDDNAFRFFISKLHRKDDLEFVLSGILGILEEHHAVQSGYLPGSRQPIPYVLEAFMLLWRLVDLNKRFKAYLFESGKAVDIVGYIILCCLEYKNDPAQHGLLRLLAYLLQTLSVDPGFGTAINQPLRQAVPSKWAVQGSTADFMITSIYSIATTPGLNPLFPALTIAIANSAPSLRHLGVQASTRLMQLFKAFSSPNFLLADEGHPRLVYYLLETFNSVLYHQLSENPNLVYAILQKHQDFQTLATFTLMSGLRDIQRRKNRIAAAEERNAPARPGLVRTNSELAMLAEKAALLGREIDDDEGEESSGPTVQLTSPTGGIVDPAPNPIEGASSPKRNSESSPAAPASSESTPTKAGLSEKARGKMRATEPASDSATDGEGDVPDEELLKLAAAGVGPNGYVPTQEWVTSWQKGLPLDPVLVAISELLPKIQDSLPVQGAPSAKVFNILKGASLDDVLPPAAPFIPRKFQWSPQSCVWLTSLLWGDVYVANLTYIGAWRDTSVRLFGVKQAPVKGRAAQVDRMLKMIGVA; this is encoded by the exons ATGTTCCGCAACCTCCCCACGCTCAAGTCGCTCCCGCAGGCGATCGGCCTGCCGTTCCTCTCGTCGCAGGAGGACGCGCTGCTGACCTTCAAGGCTGGCGTGAACGGCGTCAAGCGTCTCTCTGGCGACGAT GTCATCCCGCTCAGCGACGAGGCCTACTGGAGCCAGTACTGGACCCTCTTCAGCTCAGCCGCCGACGTGTACAACATTGTCTCGGCTGCCGACGTGCGGCAGGCGCTGAGCGCCAACCCGACCAAcgtcgccaacctcgtcgaAGTGCTCTCGCAGCACCTGTTCGCGCTGATCCCGTCCGACGGCTTCCCGAgctccaccacgcccgcAGAGACGGGCAAGGTGGCCAGCACGACGCAGGTGCTCAACTGCCTGCGCGTGCTGGGGCGCGTCATTGTCATTGTGtacgaggcgcaggcggacggcgtcgccgaccagACGTGGGCGGACCTGCACCTCTTCTCGCGGAAACgcgtcaagcgcgaggcgccggccgcggcagAGGAGAACCAGTTCACGATTgctgacgacgatgacgacgacgaggacgacgagacggacgcgCTCAACCcccgcaagctcaaggcgTCGCTCAACGACCCGCTGTCCAACCCCACCCCTGCGGccgcagaggacgaggacgccaacACCGAGCTGCTGCCGTCGCTGGCCGACCGCCTCTTCTCGGTCGTGATCGACCTGCTCTTCTGCGCCGGGTTCAGCGTGCCCGAGTCGGTGCGCGGTGTCGCCGGCACAGGGGACAAGATCAAC TACATTATCTGGGAGAAGGGTGTGGGTAGCACCGTTTCGCTTGGGTCgacgcccgagctcgaccgcaacaaggtcgaggtgctccgcttcctgctcgtgctcgtctcGATTACGATCtacacgccgccgtcggcgctgcaGACGACGCCCAACCCGCCCCTCGCGCACATGACACACGACCTAGAGCGCCGGCTTGTCCTGTCcctgctctgctcgctgctcaacacgtcgctcgcgacgcagaagcccgacgcgacgagctcgctgccctACGCCAACCTCGTGTTCCGCGCGTccgacgagcgccgcacCCTCGTGCGCACATGTCTCATgacgctgctcgtcgcgctcgactaCCGCAGCTTTGACGACGTGCCAGGtctgccccctcccccgggcggcccgcccgccgacgccgccaagaaggacgacaaCGCGTTCCGGTTCTTCATCTCCAAGCTC CACCGCAaggacgacctcgagttTGTCCTCAGCGGCATCCTTGGTATTTTGGAGGAGCACCACGCGGTGCAGAGCGGTTACCTCCCCGGCAGCCGGCAGCCCATCCCCTATGTCCTGGAAGCGT TCATGCTCCTCTGGCGTCTGGTCGACCTAAACAAG CGCTTCAAAGCCTACCTCTTCGAATCCggcaaggccgtcgacattgtcggctACATCATCCTTTGCTGCCTCGAGTACAAGAACGACCCCGCGCAGCACGGCCTCCTCCGTCTCCTGGCGTACTTGCTGCAGACGCTGTCAGTCGACCCCGGATTCGGTACGGCCATCAACCAGCCGCTCCGCCAGGCAGTCCCCTCCAAGTGGGCCGTCCAGGGCAGCACCGCCGACTTCATGATCACCTCCATCTACTCGATCGCCACGACGCCGGGACTCAACCCCCTGTTCCCCGCGCTCACCATTGCCATTGCcaactcggcgccgtcgctccGCCACCTCGGTGTCCAGGCGTCCACGCGCCTGATGCAGCTGTTCAAGGCATTCTCATCACCCAACTTcttgctcgccgacgagggccacCCACGACTCGTCTACTACCTGCTCGAGACGTTCAACTCGGTCTTGTACCACCAGCTGAGCGAGAACCCCAACCTCGTGTACGCTATCCTGCAAAAGCACCAGGACTTCCAGACCCTGGCGACATTTACTCTCATGTCTGGCCTGCGCGACATTCAGCGGCGCAAGAaccgcatcgccgccgccgaggagcgcaacgcgccggctcgccccGGCCTTGTGCGCACCAACTCGGAGCTTGCCATGCTGGCTGAGAAGGCCGCACTGCTCGGCCGCGAGattgatgacgacgagggcgaggagagcAGTGGGCCAACTGTTCAGCTCACGTCGCCAACCGGTGGCATCGTCGACCCGGCGCCGAATCCGATCGAGGGCGCGTCCTCACCAAAGCGCAACTCCGAGTCTTCGCCTGCAGCCCCTGCCTCGAGCGAGTCTACGCCCACCAAGGCGGGCCTGTCAGAGAAGGCACGGGGCAAGATGCGCGCCACCGAGCCGGCGTCCGATTCTGCCACCGACGGAGAGGGTGACGTGccggacgaggagctgctcaagcttgctgctgctggtgtcgGCCCCAACGGCTACGTCCCGACGCAGGAGTGGGTCACGAGCTGGCAGAAGGG CCTTCCCCTCGACCCTGTTCTCGTTGCCATCTCCGAGCTGCTTCCCAAGATCCAGGACTCGTTGCCTGTGCAGGGTGCGCCGTCGGCCAAGGTGTTCAACATCCTCAAGGGCGCGTCGCTCGATGACGTGCTTCCACCGGCTGCGCCGTTCATCCCGCGCAAGTTCCAGTGGTCGCCCCAGTCGTGTGTGTGGCTCACGTCGCTGCTGTGGGGTGATGTGTACGTTGCCAACTTGACGTACATTGGCGCATGGCGCGATACGTCTGTGCGGCTGTTTGGTGTCAAGCAGGCACCAGTCAAGGGGCGGGCCGCGCAGGTGGACCGGATGTTGAAGATGATTGGTGTGGCGTGA
- the tcsB gene encoding Two-component system protein B codes for MLRSVFSSLQMQPSLGSSSGMSGGEGSDYEPPAPPRKSSAAAGAAATPEAATADKTCAWSSRRRPGLQHMSTQQSVLAEKSGPPEPVSVVVEDVDFDAVFDEPAHSIAHGDDDKDDASTVSDTHSHDSKLFSGGLSHSARSDADGSSLRHRRRHIGSAAWFKHLITDTIWPALKHFGSQTFPEPKKEASYRRETWFSQKYPAMFCAIFLLFDWLVSLGLRGYFQPYDWAMFVGVLGFFTIPLPIMVLFDGTIRFRWVYNTFLFVSVWSWGIFITIDMYICKAFRTDNTCGGNKFLYLMGSMLGLPTLALLCMGQNRYLHLFGMLLSVFLTSFMLFAPEDAPKSTWRDPIIIAIYHAFLLMASYFKEQSERQLFLLRQQLKLQYRAVQAAQIMERKAEESKKRFVSYIFHEVRVPLNTALLAVQNLEGEGVFKNIDEDQADLVHGLMGSLAMMEKVLNDVLSFNRMESGRFSQARKPFDFHKSIQIVALSHRAQAEQANVDFKIDLDPRIDQVGSQFVGDEMRLRQVTSNLVSNALKFTSRGEVRVTTKLILPPPDSNIDNDRSSTIKEIVASSPIREFAPQSPFGHDEPYEEDITANGPRRHRSFDAEKGSVLLEMRRMSLDPSIHLRRQTPEQDGPLTRQISVGGTALPPTKSRVVVRVEVHDTGAGLRPEDLKNNRLFSPYVQTEIGRRQGGKGSGLGLALVRQIVKLSGGRLGVDSELGVGSTFWFEMPYGMIPRQPGETPDLATPRMLLPAIEEPQEGDKSVQATPQPPSESQFGDPPAEQPPLTIPTETPLTERTDPSTVSRDPSPPRDSDDDDRPLSTLVVDDDNLTRKLMSRMIKRMGHQVTQAENGQVALDLITANAVDPEAKTFEIVFLDNQMPMLSGVEVARELRALGSDIFIVGCTGNALREDQDEYLGAGADHLLTKPIHQESVVEMIAAARERSNAKRRGPFEGDSPRPSPGPSPSA; via the exons ATGCTGCGCTCCGTCTTTTCCTCGCTCCAGATGCAGCCGTCGCTCGGGAGCAGCTCGGGCAtgtcgggcggcgaggggtcCGACTACgagccgccagcaccgccccGCAAGTCGTCTGCGGCCGCGGGCGCTGCTGCGACACCCGAGGCAGCAACAGCCGACAAGACGTGCGCGTGGTCCTCGCGCCGGAGGCCAGGGCTGCAGCACATGTCGACGCAGCAGTCTGTGCTTGCGGAGAAGAGCGGCCCGCCCGAGCCCGTGTCTGTCGTGGTGGAGGACGTGGATTTCGACGCCGTGTTTGACGAGCCGGCGCATAGCATCGctcacggcgacgacgacaaggacgacgccAGCACAGTCAGCGACACGCACTCTCACGACTCGAAGCTGTTCAGCGGCGGGCTGAGCCACAGCGCACGCTCCGACGCGGACGGGTCGAgcctccgccaccgcagGCGGCATATTGGCTCGGCAGCGTGGTTCAAGCACCTCATCACGGACACGATCTGGCCCGCCCTCAAGCACTTTGGGAGCCAGACGTTCCCCGAGCCTAAGAAGGAGGCGAGCTACCGCCGCGAG ACGTGGTTCTCGCAAAAGTACCCCGCCATGTTCTGCGCGATTTTCTTGTTGTTTGACTGGCTCGTGTCGTTAGGCCTCAGAGGCTACTTCCAGCCGTATGACTGGGCC ATGTTTGTCGGTGTCCTCGGCTTCTTCACCATCCCACTGCCAATCATGGTCTTGTTCGACGGCACGATCCGCTTCCGATGGGTGTACAACACGTTCTTATTCGTCTCGGTGTGGTCgtggggt ATCTTCATCACCATTGATATG TACATCTGCAAG GCCTTCAGAACCGACAACACCTGCGGAGGGAACAAGTTCCTCTACCTCATGGGCTCGATGCTCGGTCTCCCGACCCTCGCTCTCTTGTGCATGGGCCAGAACCGCTACCTGCACCTGTTTGGCATGCTCCTGTCCGTCTTCTTGACCAGTTTCATGTTATTCGcgcccgaggacgcgccAAAGTCTACCTGGCGGGATCCCATCATCA TCGCGATCTACCACGCTTTCCTGCTTATGGCGTCGTACTTCAAGGAGCAGTCTGAGCGACAGCTGTTCTTACTGCGACAACAGCTCAAGCTGCAGTATCG TGCGGTCCAAGCTGCGCAGATCAtggagcgcaaggccgaggagtcGAAGAAGCGCTTCGTGTCTTACA TCTTCCACGAGGTGCGCGTGCCTCTCAACACTGCCCTCCTCGCAGTTCAGAACCTCGAAGGCGAGGGTGTGTTCAAGAACATCGACGAAGACCAGGCCGACTTGGTCCATGGGTTGATGGGCAGTCTCGCCATGATGGAAAAGGTGCTCAACGACGTACTCTCATTCAACCGAATGGAGTCGGGTCGCTTCTCGCAGGCTAGAAAACCGTTCGACTTCCACAAATCTATCCAGATTGTGGCACTGTCGCACCGAGCGCAGGCCGAGCAAGCCAATGTCGACTTCAAGATTGACCTCGATCCACGGATAGACCAAGTCGGAAGTCAGTTCGTGGGCGACGAAATGCGCTTGCGCCAAGTCACCAGCAACCTTGTCTCCAACGCCCTCAAGTTCACGTCCAGGGGCGAGGTTCGAGTTACCACCAAGTTGATACTGCCGCCACCGGACTCAAACATTGACAACGATCGAAGCAGCACAATCAAGGAGATTGTTGCGTCGAGCCCGATCCGCGAGTTTGCACCACAAAGCCCATTCGGCCACGACGAGCCTTACGAAGAGGATATCACTGCCAACGGGCCGCGTCGTCACCGCTCGTTTGATGCAGAAAAGGGCTCGGTGCTTCTCGAAATGAGACGCATGTCACTCGATCCAAGCATTCACCTCCGACGACAGACGCCGGAACAGGATGGGCCTCTCACTCGACAGATTTCTGTCGGTGGCACTGCCTTACCTCCAACAAAATCCCGAGTAGTCGTCCGCGTTGAAGTGCACGACACCGGAGCTGGGTTACGGCCAGAAGACCTCAAGAACAACCGTCTATTCTCGCCCTATGTCCAGACCGAGATTGGCAGGAGGCAGGGCGGAAAGGGCTCCGGTCTGGGTCTGGCACTCGTGCGGCAGATTGTCAAGTTGAGCGGAGGACGTCTGGGTGTGGATAGCGAGCTGGGTGTCGGAAGCACGTTCTG GTTTGAAATGCCGTATGGTATGATACCGAGGCAGCCGGGCGAAACCCCCGACCTCGCAACGCCAAGAATGTTATTACCTGCGATTGAAGAACCTCAAGAAGGAGACAAATCTGTGCAGGCTACTCCACAGCCGCCGTCTGAGTCGCAGTTCGGCGATCCACCAGCCGAACAACCGCCCTTGACAATCCCAACAGAAACCCCCCTCACAGAGCGTACAGATCCGTCGACAGTCAGTCGAGATCCGTCACCGCCAAgggactcggacgacgacgaccgacccTTGTCAACGCTCGTGGTCGACGATGACAA cctTACACGCAAACTCATGTCTCGAATGATCAAACGAATGGGTCACCAGGTGACCCAGGCGGAGAACGGCCAGGTCGCGCTGGATCTGATTACCGCCAATGCGGTCGACCCAGAAGCCAAGACATTTGAGATTGTCTTCCTGGACAA CCAAATGCCAATGCTCTCTGGCGTCGAAGTGGCACGCGAGTTGCGAGCCCTTGGCAGCGACATCTTCATCGTCGGCTGCACCGGCAACGCACTCCGCGAAGACCAGGACGAGTACCTTGGCGCTGGAGCCGACCACTTGCTCACCAAGCCGATCCACCAAGAGTCTGTTGTGGAGATGattgcggcggcgagggagcgatCCAATGCCAAACGACGAGGGCCGTTTGAAGGCGACAGCCCTAGACCAAGTCCAGGGCCGTCGCCAAGTGCTTGA
- the dug1 gene encoding Cys-Gly metallodipeptidase dug1, with amino-acid sequence MAANPQFIKYVDDHQADFIDRLRQAVEIPSVSGNLDYVKDVEDMAEFLVKQLTSLGVKVEKRPIGSHKIGETEVALPPVVIGEIGNDPKKVNLLVYGHYDVQPALKEDGWDYDPFKLTPDPNGSGRLYGRGSTDDKGPVMGWLNVLEAHQKLGLELPVNLKMVFEGMEENGSENLDKFIASEKDKFFKGVDVMCISDNYWLDTKTPCLTYGLRGINYYEIKVQGPARDLHSGVFGGTIHEPMTDLIAVMSKLVSPSGEILVPGIKELIAPVTADEQAKFEKIHFSLQDIEGAVGAQTTLSNDTVTTLMGRMRNPSLSLHGIEGAFYAPGSKTVIPAAVKGKFSIRLVPNLGIKNTTDLVVKYVQDEFAKLGSKNKLDVYLTHGGEPWIADPNHYNYRAAHKATVEVYGQEPDYTREGGSIPVTLDFANILGLNVLLLPVGRGDDGAHSTNEKIDTSNYINGTKLLGSYMYELAAIDKQ; translated from the exons ATGGCCGCCAACCCCCAGTTCATCAAgtacgtcgacgaccaccagGCCGACTTTATCGACCGCCTGCGCCAGGCCGTCGAGATTCCTTC CGTGTCGGGTAACCTTGA CTACGTCAAGGATGTCGAGGACATGGCCGAGTTCCTCGTCAAGcagctcacctcgctcggcgtcaaggtcgagaagCGTCCCATCGGCAGCCACAAGATTGGCGAGAccgaggtcgcgctgccTCCTGTTGTCATTGGCGAGATCGGCAACGACCCCAAGaag GTCAACCTCCTCGTCTACGGCCACTACGACGTGCAGcccgcgctcaaggaggacggcTGGGACTACGACCCGTTCAAGCTGACGCCTGACCCCAACGGCTCGGGCCGCCTGTACGGCCGTGGCtcgaccgacgacaagggccCCGTCATGGGCTGGCTcaacgtgctcgaggcgcaccagaagctcggcctcgagctccccGTCAACCTCAAGATGGTGTTTGAGGGCATGGAGGAGAATGGCTCGGAGAACCTCGACAAGTTTATCGCGTCCGAGAAGGACAAGTTCTTcaagggcgtcgacgtcATGTGCATCTCGGACAACTACTGGCTCGACACCAAGACGCCGTGCTTGACCTACGGCCTGCGTGGTATCAACTATTATGAGATCAAGGTCCAGGgccccgcgcgcgacctccacTCGGGTGTCTTTGGCGGCACCATCCACGAGCCGATGACTGACCTCATCGCCGTTA TGTCCAAGCTCGTCTCGCCCTCTGGCGAGATCCTTGTCCCCGGCATCAAGGAGCTCATTGCCCCCgtgacggccgacgagcaggccaagTTTGAGAAGATCCACTTCAGCCTGCAGGACATTGAGGGTGCCGTTGGTGCGCAGACGACGCTGTCGAACGACACTGTCACCACT CTCATGGGCCGCATGCGCAACccctcgctgtcgctgcaCGGTATCGAGGGTGCGTTCTACGCCCCCGGCTCCAAGACGGTCATCCCCGCGGCCGTCAAGGGCAAGTTCTCGATCCGCCTCGTGCCCAACCTCGGCATCAAGAACACGACCGACCTGGTCGTCAAGTACGTCCAGGACGAGTTTGCCAAGCTCGGCTCGAAGAACAAGCTCGACGTGTACCTgacgcacggcggcgagcctTGGATTGCGGACCCCAAC CACTACAACTACCGCGCGGCGCACAAGGCCACGGTCGAGGTCTACGGCCAGGAGCCCGACTAcacgcgcgagggcggctcGATCCCCGTCACGCTCGACTTTGCCAACATTCTCGGCCTCAACGTGCTCTTGCTTCctgtcggccgcggcgacgacggcgcccaCTCGACCAACGAGAAGATTGACACGTCCAACTACATCAACGGCACCAAGCTGCTCGGCTCGTACATGTACGAGCTGGCCGCGATTGACAAGCAGTAG